The following coding sequences lie in one Arachis ipaensis cultivar K30076 chromosome B03, Araip1.1, whole genome shotgun sequence genomic window:
- the LOC107631972 gene encoding probable methyltransferase PMT28 (The sequence of the model RefSeq protein was modified relative to this genomic sequence to represent the inferred CDS: added 185 bases not found in genome assembly): MAIAKLARKVKRPYGLWVKMTAVTMLGLCFIFVWGVFSNSSSSITTQRESFEDIIEPSSSSSTSSKGVQTQTQLPHKKEETKAEEKQNFGGVSNKEKDVLGEDEKKGNSSATVPPEHDKGVAPHKRVHKNDRDKDKVRANEVSESDGNDESEDKEEKEESEGELEGEKEGSDRDGEVGVDFEMDDGGDSGLAESLDQDSKLFEDGGVGTSKGQFKGPLFDPNASYKWKSCSTRSKHNYIPCIDIEVGGGKVQSYRHTERSCPRAPVMCLVPLPHGGYGYSQPWPESKSKILFKNVAHPRLAAYMKKHSWLVESGEYLTFPQNQSEFKGGIQHYLESIEEMVPDIEWGKNIRVVLEIGCSDSSFVAALLDKDVLTLTLGLKHDLVDLAQVALERGFPAVVSPFERRRLPFPSQAFDAIHCGGCSIPWHSNGGKLMFEMNRILRPSGYFIMSTKHDSIEEEEAMTSLTASICWNVLAHKSDDVGEVGVKIYQKPEGNEIYELRRKKIPPLCKESENPDAAWYVRMKSCLHSIPIGIEQHGAEWPEQWPKRLESYPDWISNKEKLVADMNHWNAVVNRSYLNGLGINWPSIRNVMDMKTIYGGFAAALSWSQPNVWVMNVVSVHAPDTLPIIFERGLIGVYHDWCESFGTYPRTYDLLHADHLFSRLKNRCKQPVSIVVEMDRMLRPGGWSIIRDKVEILNPLEEILRSMKWEIRMTFAQDKEVLIVASTWEDGNPPSGARFFATWLAESVKDFRVGALLLKGCRFGVFGVGSRAYGERFNAVAKGFVKQIRDLGGSEVVPLGEGDVDGGELDLDFEKWCEKVVGFLKGKVLENGANGNLECGVYDSEEESEGESDLEEEEIVDLEDIAGKVPPRKKTAAAAESNGNGNGKVNGQREMVTPVIRANLEKQGYKIIGSHSGVKICRWTKSQLRGRGGCYKHSFYGIESHRCMEATPSLACANKCVFCWRHHTNPVGKSWQWKMDDPIEIVNSAIEMHSNMIKQMKGVPGVTLERLNEGLTPRHCALSLVGEPIMYPEINTLVDELHKRRISTFLVTNAQFPDKIKSMKPLTQLYVSVDAATKDSLKAIDRPLFGDFWERFIDSLTALKEKHQRTVYRLTLVKGWNTEDVDAYYKLFSIGEPDFVEIKGVTYCGSSATSKLTMENVPWHADVKDFSEALALKSQGEYEVACEHAHSCCVLLAKTKKFKIDGKWYTWIDYDKFHDLVASGRTFDSTDYMTATPSWAVYGAEEGGFDPEQSRYRKERRHHKSSRNQSG, from the exons AAAGCTTTGAAGACATTATAGaaccttcttcctcctcttctacttcttctaaaGGGGTTCAAACACAAACACAACTACCACACAAGAAGGAGGAGACTAAGGCAGAGGAAAAGCAAAATTTTGGTGGCGTGTCGAATAAGGAGAAGGATGTGTTGGGGGAGGATGAAAAGAAGGGTAATAGTTCTGCCACCGTACCTCCAGAACATGACAAAGGGGTGGCACCACATAAAAGGGTGCATAAGAATgatagagataaagataaagtGAGAGCAAATGAAGTGTCTGAATCTGATGGTAATGATGAATCAGAGGATAAGGAAGAGAAAGAGGAGAGTGAAGGAGAGTTGGAAGGTGAAAAAGAAGGGTCTGATCGCGACGGTGAAGTGGGTGTGGATTTTGAAATGGATGATGGTGGTGACAGTGGTTTAGCTGAATCTTTGGATCAGGATTCTAAACTGTTTGAAGATGGAGGTGTGGGAACAAGCAAGGGACAGTTTAAAGGGCCATTGTTTGATCCAAATGCTAGCTATAAGTGGAAATCGTGTAGTACTCGGAGCAAGCATAACTATATTCCTTGTATTGATATTGAAGTTGGTGGTGGGAAGGTTCAGAGTTACCGTCATACTGAGAGGAGTTGTCCAAGGGCGCCAGTAATGTGTTTGGTTCCTCTTCCTCATGGTGGATACGGGTATTCGCAACCATGGCCTGAGAGCAAATCAAAG ATATTGTTCAAGAATGTTGCACACCCGAGACTCGCTGCTTACATGAAGAAGCATAGTTGGTTGGTGGAGTCTGGCGAGTATCTTACTTTTCCACAAAACCAGTCTGAGTTCAAAGGTGGGATTCAGCACTATCTTGAGTCAATTGAAGAG ATGGTACCAGACATTGAGTGGGGAAAAAATATCCGTGTAGTCCTTGAAATTGGGTGTTCAGATTCGAGCTTCGTGGCTGCACTTCTTGATAAAGATGTTTTAACATTGACCCTAGGCTTGAAGCATGATCTAGTGGACTTGGCTCAGGTGGCACTCGAGCGTGGCTTTCCGGCAGTAGTTAGCCCTTTCGAAAGAAGAAGGCTTCCTTTTCCAAGTCAAGCTTTTGATGCTATTCATTGTGGGGGTTGCAGCATCCCTTGGCATTCGAATG GGGGTAAGCTTATGTTTGAGATGAATCGGATTCTAAGACCCAGTGGATACTTTATTATGTCGACTAAACATGATagcattgaagaagaagaag CCATGACTTCATTGACAGCATCTATTTGTTGGAATGTTCTGGCACATAAAAGTGACGATGTTGGTGAAGTTGGAGTTAAAATATATCAAAAGCCTGAAGGAAATGAGATATATGAATTGAGGAGGAAGAAAATTCCACCACTTTGCAAAGAGAGTGAAAATCCTGATGCAGCATG GTATGTTCGAATGAAGAGTTGTTTGCACAGCATTCCAATTGGAATTGAACAACATGGGGCAGAGTGGCCCGAGCAATGGCCGAAGAGGCTTGAATCATATCCTGACTGGATAAGCAACAAAGAGAAATTGGTTGCTGACATGAACCACTGGAATGCTGTTGTTAACAGGTCCTATCTCAATGGATTGGGCATTAACTGGCCGAGCATCCGAAATGTAATGGACATGAAAACCATCTATGGAGG ATTCGCTGCTGCTCTCTCTTGGTCTCAACCGAATGTCTGGGTGATGAATGTAGTATCTGTTCACGCGCCAGACACACTTCCCATCATTTTTGAACGCGGCCTAATTGGTGTCTACCATGATTGGTGCGAGTCATTCGGTACTTACCCAAGAACATATGATCTTTTGCATGCTGATCATTTATTCTCACGGCTCAAAAACAG GTGCAAGCAACCTGTATCTATTGTTGTTGAGATGGATCGAATGTTAAGGCCTGGAGGATGGAGTATCATACGTGACAAAGTTGAAATTCTTAATCCATTGGAAGAAATACTTAGAAGCATGAAATGGGAGATAAGAATGACCTTTGCTCAAGACAAAGAGG TTCTCATCGTTGCTTCGACTTGGGAAGATGGGAATCCACCTTCCGGAGCACGTTTTTTTGCCACGTGGCTCGCGGAGAGCGTGAAGGATTTTAGGGTTGGGGCGTTGCTTCTGAAGGGTTGTAGGTTCGGGGTGTTTGGTGTGGGGAGCAGGGCTTATGGAGAGAGGTTCAATGCTGTGGCTAAGGGTTTTGTGAAGCAGATTAGGGATTTGGGTGGGAGTGAGGTTGTGCCATTAGGGGAAGGTGATGTTGATGGTGGTGAATTGGATTTGGATTTTGAGAAGTGGTGTGAGAAGGTTGTTGGTTTTTTGAAAGGCAAGGTTTTGGAAAATGGGGCTAATGGTAATTTGGAGTGTGGGGTTTATGATTCTGAGGAGGAATCTGAAGGAGAGAGTGATTTGGAGGAAGAGGAAATTGTTGATCTTGAGGACATTGCTGGGAAGGTGCCACCAAGGAAGAAGACGGCAGCGGCAGCTGAGAGTAATGGTAATGGAAATGGAAAAGTGAATGGCCAAAGGGAAATGGTGACTCCAGTTATTAGAGCTAATTTAGAGAAGCAG GGGTATAAAATTATTGGTTCGCATAGCGGTGTTAAGATTTGTAGATGGACCAAGTCACAGCTTCGAGGACGGGGTGGTTGCTACAAGCATTCATTCTATGGTATTGAGAGCCATAG GTGCATGGAGGCAACCCCTAGCCTGGCCTGTGCAAATAAATGTGTTTTTTGTTGGAGACATCACACAAATCCGGTGGGAAAAAGTTGGCAATGGAAGATGGATGATCCAATAGAGATTGTAAATTCTGCAATAGAGATGCATTCAAATATGATTAAACAAATGAAAGGAGTTCCTG GAGTTACCCTGGAGCGACTAAACGAAGGTCTTACACCACGACATTGTGCATTATCTCTTGTGGGGGAACCTATTATGTATCCAGAGATAAATACACTTGTGGATGAACTGCACAAAAGGAGAATTTCCACTTTTCTGGTGACAAATGCACAGTTTCCAGATAAAATAAAGTCAATGAAGCCTCTCACCCAG TTATATGTCAGTGTAGATGCTGCAACAAAAGACTCCTTGAAGGCAATTGATAGGCCACTCTTTGGAGATTTCTGGGAACGATTCATT GATTCCTTGACAGCCCTGAAGGAAAAACATCAAAGAACTGTATACCGCTTGACATTGGTAAAAGGTTGGAACACTGAAGATGTTGATGCTTATTACAAGCTCTTTAGTATTGGAGAACCTGACTTTGTTGAAATCAAGGGAGTTACATATTGTGGCTC CTCTGCCACATCAAAATTGACGATGGAAAATGTGCCTTGGCATGCTGATGTGAAAGATTTTTCAGAGGCCCTTGCTCTGAAAAGCCAAGGGGAGTATGAAGTTGCTTGTGAACATGCTCATTCATGTTGTGTTCTCTTAGCAAAGACTAAGAAGTTCAAGATTGATGGCAAGTGGTATACAT